The following proteins are encoded in a genomic region of Haloarcula salinisoli:
- a CDS encoding histidine kinase N-terminal 7TM domain-containing protein, whose amino-acid sequence MVGEAGLSVLIAVLMLVAVLASYGFAWYSWRRVDHPISDRFALLLVADGSWALFSLLGHVSPTDELALLFRFPFTTGSAVLAVVFWFLFVIEYTTDSEWIPSVVVRGFVLLAVGYIAVLAVSPVGFIYTEVGVAHFGHIRIPYGEFGPGALAYLLVTYAVLLLTFGLLGRFLLQTRNLFRKQAAVIFASTFAVLLSTIVFVARLSPHPRLDLTPILFVVQAVGVGVALYRYDFLDVEPMAAHTLLEEMADPVFVVDSSERLVDWNDAADAYVVRDDGRTTLDDIAIPDLPGTLTATDGGPGGDTTTVTTTRSGGSRERVTFDVRTTPIEDRYDIVRGRAVVLRDVTEQEQRKRALETQNERLEEFTGVVSHDLRNPLQVIDSRIELARQTGDLSHLEDAGEATRRMEELLEDLLDLAREGQVLDETDEVDLADCARRGWESVDAPEASLAVETERVVVADESRLRQVFENLFRNAIEHGGDDVTVTVADTDDGFVVADDGPGIPPEERDSVFDLGVTSSTDGTGFGLAIVERVVAAHGWSVTASESGSGGARFDVSLSERTLPALDE is encoded by the coding sequence ATGGTAGGCGAGGCGGGACTGAGCGTCCTCATCGCCGTCCTGATGCTCGTCGCGGTCCTCGCCAGCTACGGGTTCGCCTGGTACTCCTGGCGACGGGTCGACCATCCCATCTCCGACCGGTTCGCGCTGTTACTGGTGGCCGACGGTTCCTGGGCCCTGTTCTCGCTGCTTGGCCACGTGAGTCCGACCGACGAGCTGGCGCTGCTCTTTCGCTTCCCGTTCACGACCGGCTCGGCCGTGCTCGCAGTCGTCTTCTGGTTCCTGTTCGTCATCGAGTACACGACCGACAGCGAGTGGATTCCGTCGGTCGTCGTCCGGGGGTTCGTCCTCCTCGCGGTCGGCTACATCGCGGTGCTCGCTGTCAGCCCAGTCGGCTTCATCTACACGGAGGTCGGCGTCGCTCACTTTGGCCACATACGGATACCCTACGGGGAGTTCGGGCCCGGCGCGCTGGCGTACCTGCTCGTCACCTACGCCGTCTTGCTGTTGACGTTCGGGCTGTTGGGCCGCTTTCTCCTGCAGACGCGCAACCTCTTCCGGAAGCAGGCTGCGGTCATCTTCGCGTCGACATTTGCGGTGTTGCTGTCGACTATCGTCTTCGTCGCCCGGCTCTCCCCGCACCCGCGACTCGACCTGACGCCCATCCTGTTCGTCGTGCAGGCCGTCGGCGTCGGGGTCGCACTGTATCGCTACGATTTCCTCGACGTCGAACCGATGGCGGCCCACACGCTGCTCGAAGAGATGGCCGACCCGGTGTTCGTCGTCGACTCCAGCGAGCGGCTGGTCGACTGGAACGACGCCGCCGACGCCTACGTGGTGCGTGACGACGGCCGGACAACCCTCGACGACATCGCGATTCCGGACCTCCCAGGGACGCTGACCGCCACCGACGGTGGGCCGGGCGGCGATACGACCACAGTGACGACGACACGGTCCGGCGGGAGCCGGGAACGGGTCACCTTCGACGTGCGGACGACGCCCATCGAGGACCGGTACGACATCGTTCGGGGCCGCGCCGTCGTCCTCAGGGACGTCACCGAACAGGAGCAGCGAAAGCGCGCCCTCGAAACCCAGAACGAGCGCCTGGAGGAGTTCACCGGCGTCGTCAGCCACGACCTCCGGAACCCGCTGCAGGTCATCGACAGCCGCATCGAACTTGCCAGACAGACAGGCGACCTCTCCCATCTCGAGGACGCCGGTGAGGCGACCCGGCGTATGGAGGAGCTGCTCGAAGACCTCCTCGACCTGGCGCGGGAGGGCCAGGTGCTGGACGAGACTGACGAGGTCGACCTGGCCGACTGTGCGAGACGCGGCTGGGAGAGCGTCGATGCACCGGAGGCCAGCCTGGCCGTCGAGACCGAGCGCGTCGTCGTCGCCGACGAATCGCGGCTGCGGCAGGTGTTCGAGAACCTCTTTCGTAATGCCATCGAACACGGCGGCGACGACGTGACCGTCACGGTCGCCGACACCGACGACGGGTTCGTGGTCGCCGACGACGGGCCGGGCATCCCTCCCGAAGAGCGCGACAGCGTCTTCGACCTGGGCGTGACCTCCTCGACCGACGGAACAGGGTTCGGCCTCGCAATCGTCGAGCGTGTCGTCGCGGCCCACGGCTGGTCGGTCACGGCGAGCGAAAGCGGGAGCGGCGGCGCCCGCTTCGACGTCTCACTCTCGGAGCGGACCC